From Osmerus mordax isolate fOsmMor3 chromosome 7, fOsmMor3.pri, whole genome shotgun sequence:
gctgctcctgctTCAGCTCCACGTAGGAGCGGGAGAAGGTGTGGAAGATGGAGGTGACGGGGAACGCCATGAGCAGGATGCCACTCAGGATGCTGGACAGCGCCACCACCTGGCCGGGAATGCTCCTCGGCACCATGTCCCCGTAGCCCACCGTAGTCATGGTGATGACGGCCCACCAGTACGTGGCTGGGATGCTGCTGAACTCGTGGGTGGCGGCCATCTCGTTCTCGATCAGGTAGAGCAGCGGGGAGAACAGGGCGATGGCCACGCACAGGAACAGCAGGAGCAGGCCAAACTCCCGGGTGCACCGGCGGGCCGTCAGGCCCAGAGTCTGCAGCCCCAGCGAGTGTCGGGCCAGACGCATCACGTAGAGGATCCGCAGGGCCCGCAACACCCTCAGCACCAGACCCACCTTGTCCAGGTAGCTGCTGCCGGAGCCTAGGCGCTTCTCCCCCGTGGAAGTGCTGTCCACCACCAGGGTGATGTAGTAGGGCAGGATGGCCACCACGTCGATCAGGTTGAGGGGGCGGCGGAGGAAGGCCAGCTTGCTGCGGTCCTGGATGAAGCGCAGGGTGAACTCGAGGGAgaaccaggccacacacactgtctccacAATGAAGATGTTGTAGCACATCTGGGAGCACTTACCCTGAAATACAGGAAACACCGGGTTAACCATGCGTGCGCTTTCACTACAATAAGAGAGAGTTGAGTTGCAGTGTGTGTTAAAATGCTGGGGTTGTCAACATACCCACTTGACACTGAACTTCAATTAAATACATAGACCCTGAAAACTCTACCAAACTTGTTAGTGTTCAAGATATAAAGGAGTTCATCTTGGCACTATTGGAAATATCAAAGTATTGTTGGTTTTCATGTCCAGAAAGGATGAAAAGCCTTTTAGTTGTATATCATGTTTAATCTGGTTCTGGTTAAACAGACCTCAAACACTGTTCAAGTTCCTCAACATTTCCTCTTCTGTCGTCTGGCTTCAAACCACTAGAGGGAGCCATCAGGCCGTGAGGTGCTTTGTGTTGAGCGAGAGAAATGTAGCAATGCTCCACATGAACCTAATTTTACTATTTACAACGGCCCAATTATTTTTGAATAATAGCTTGATCTCATCGAGTGTTTGAAGATCACCCTCTGTAAGCATCTCAGACATGTAGTGATTGTACAAAGTGTTATGAgcatgttctttttttttttatgaagggTAAAAGATGATGAAAACCTTCAAGGAAAGATTATATTTTCTAAGAGGAGCATTAACCGGTCCAAGTGCAGACTGTGGGATGTCTTTGAACCAACTCTATTCCAGGAAAGTGTAGTTGTGAAACACACTCCCACAGAGTAGATCTAACAGACTTCATAATGTCTGAATGAAGAAAGTACATTACATTTGCTCTAAGACAGAGAAGCACTTAAGAGTCTATTGAAATAGACTAGGTTGTCTGACAGAGTCAGTTACACCCCACAAAAGTTTAGTGTTTAAATGAAATCAACTTAGAGCAATTAGATTAAAACATCCAACTCAAATGTACTGATTgagtcaacaaacacaacatgagAATTCTGTCTGGAAATCTACTGTGATGGAATGACCAACACACTACTGCCCCCACATATCAGAACAACACGATTAGGATTAGGACGTATGTATAATTGAAATGCATTACTCAGGCAATAACCACAATTTGTGAAACAATCATCTCTGATTATTTGTGACGTTTTGAGTCACAAATTCTATTACTGTTACTCTTCATAATACTAACACAAAATAATGAATTGGAATACATTCATTACTTTGATAAACCTGCATGCAGAGATCTAAGAAGATAACAGTGAAATGTAGCATGTGCAGCTCCAGGACTAAAATGTTTTATAACTGAAACTATCCTCTTTTTATCTGGCCACTGAAAGTTAAATACTGCAGGGATTGAAGTTAGCCACAATAATGAGAAAGTAAATTAGATTAGAAGGAGACTTCACCCAATGTTCTGGCGGAGTTATTTTTCTAATTAAACTGCCCAATTGGTACCAGTTCTCATTACCAGCTGAGTACATTTCTTTACTTGATAAATGCTCATCTCCAATTCTGTATTATGCAATTTTGCATGTCTTTCGGGTCGACGCCCTCTGTGGTTGTGAATGGTTAGTAGAAGATGTTGAATAATTTAGAATGCACATTTAAATTGCAGTGACTTCTGCTTCTCGTATCCTTTTCCTCACCTTGacttatgtatcattcatccTAATGCAGAGGAGAACTTACGATACCAAGGCTTactccgaaacacacacaccctgaacacATACAGAAGTGAAAACACATTCaaataaaacacattcaaaAGAAACACAACCAAAATACTCCAGAACCAACAAAATAATTGGAATATACAAGTGAAATTCCTCCCACCTATTTCAGGGAGTTCTGGAGAGAATGCTAACCAGACAGGCAGAGTGCTGAGGTCTCCTTCAGTACAGGTGTCTACtcaccgcctcctcctcttccctcatgGCTGGCATGGTGCTGATGGAGAGGTTGATGGCTGTGATGGTGACAAACAGCACGGACAGGCAGGCGAAGATCTTCCCCGGCAGGCCTGAGTGGGGCCTCTCCACCATGTCCCTTAGCCTGCCCATGCAGCGGCCCACCCTGGACTCGGTGGCCAGGGCCGCGTCCCGCCGCCCGCTCTCCGTGTCCAGcaggtcctcctcgtcctcctcgtccgccctctccatctcctcgcactcctccaccctctggagcagacgccGGTGGCAGCACCACTCCAGGCTCTCCTCTGGCACGCCCCAGTACAGCATTTCCTCCCGGAAGGAGAGGGCGCACATTTCCTTGAGCGAGCGCAGCTTCCCGGCCCGCAGGAAGGTCAGGATGGTGCGGAAGGCGCAGGGGCTGCGGTCGAAGAAGAACTCGTTGTGGGCCACGTCGTAATCGTCGCAGACGCGCATGATCTCGTCGAAGCTGCTGCACAGGCGCAGCTGGCCCAGCCGGGAGAGGGGGAAGTCCTCCAGGGTGGTCCAGGGGAGCTGGTAGCGCAGCCCCCCCACGTTGATGATGGCGTGGTGCCTACGGGCGCCAGACAAGGAGGTCTCGCCATTGGTTGGGCCCTCGGGAGCGAGCTGCGCCCGCTTGTAGAAGGCCCCCTTGAGGGCTTCCTTCTCGTAGAGAGGAGGTGGGTTGAAGGAGGTGTCGGACGTGCAGCTCAGAGCGCTGTAGTCGTAGTCCGAGCCATCTCCTGCTAGCAGGGTCATCTTTACAGCCCTTCCTACCTGGTCTGCTCCAGCCTGACCTCACATCTCTAGTGTAGGTCTGTCGCCAGGCCTTCCTCCTTCACCTTCTGAAGCACAGcagagaacaaacacac
This genomic window contains:
- the kcng1 gene encoding potassium voltage-gated channel subfamily G member 1 is translated as MTLLAGDGSDYDYSALSCTSDTSFNPPPLYEKEALKGAFYKRAQLAPEGPTNGETSLSGARRHHAIINVGGLRYQLPWTTLEDFPLSRLGQLRLCSSFDEIMRVCDDYDVAHNEFFFDRSPCAFRTILTFLRAGKLRSLKEMCALSFREEMLYWGVPEESLEWCCHRRLLQRVEECEEMERADEEDEEDLLDTESGRRDAALATESRVGRCMGRLRDMVERPHSGLPGKIFACLSVLFVTITAINLSISTMPAMREEEEAGKCSQMCYNIFIVETVCVAWFSLEFTLRFIQDRSKLAFLRRPLNLIDVVAILPYYITLVVDSTSTGEKRLGSGSSYLDKVGLVLRVLRALRILYVMRLARHSLGLQTLGLTARRCTREFGLLLLFLCVAIALFSPLLYLIENEMAATHEFSSIPATYWWAVITMTTVGYGDMVPRSIPGQVVALSSILSGILLMAFPVTSIFHTFSRSYVELKQEQQRLLQRRTHFLLRSRMAGLGSNLSLDSDGLFPMRSSDHRDLQD